The Mycobacterium seoulense genome has a window encoding:
- a CDS encoding class I SAM-dependent methyltransferase has product MSHPEQIGFFKAVVDANKALVEGGSVLEVGSYDVNGSVRTVFAAADRYVGIDLVPGPGVDLVMSGHELDHRDGSYDMAISGECFEHDPHWRETFSNMVRMTRPGGLVAFSCASRGRPEHGTTRTDKALSPGTQAVGMDYYRNLNEEDFEETLPLGAMFTAYRFWYLPTNFDLYFAGIRSGNGEGRGRACLPDDAAVKRLRFLMPMRHKAVRAPLRLLSRIIPEPRYQAVVLPYWNTLLKLAPGQQRRSV; this is encoded by the coding sequence GTGAGCCACCCTGAACAGATCGGATTCTTCAAGGCCGTCGTCGACGCGAATAAGGCTCTCGTCGAGGGCGGGAGCGTGCTGGAAGTCGGGTCATACGACGTAAACGGGAGCGTGCGAACGGTATTCGCTGCGGCGGACCGTTACGTGGGAATAGACCTCGTTCCCGGGCCTGGTGTCGATTTGGTGATGTCCGGCCATGAGCTGGACCATCGCGACGGCAGCTACGACATGGCCATCTCAGGTGAGTGCTTCGAGCATGACCCACACTGGCGCGAGACCTTCTCCAACATGGTGCGCATGACCCGTCCGGGCGGGCTGGTCGCTTTCAGCTGCGCGTCTCGCGGTCGACCCGAGCATGGGACGACGCGGACCGACAAGGCTCTGTCACCCGGTACCCAGGCTGTCGGCATGGATTATTACCGGAACCTCAATGAGGAAGACTTCGAGGAGACGTTACCCCTCGGGGCGATGTTCACGGCTTACCGATTCTGGTATCTGCCCACCAACTTTGACCTCTACTTCGCGGGCATCAGGTCTGGAAACGGAGAAGGGCGAGGCAGAGCTTGCCTTCCCGACGATGCCGCGGTTAAGCGCCTTCGGTTTTTGATGCCAATGCGACACAAGGCCGTTCGCGCACCGCTTCGATTGCTGTCGAGAATTATTCCCGAGCCTCGGTATCAGGCTGTCGTTCTGCCGTATTGGAATACACTCCTCAAGCTAGCACCGGGCCAGCAGCGCCGATCAGTTTAG
- a CDS encoding NAD-dependent epimerase/dehydratase family protein → MLTWIVGRGGLLGGAVSRAMGPKFVEFPVPWENHVTAVGVLDSDLDRFIRAAGNDDWSLVWAAGAGVVGSTPDQLTAETRLLSHLASRMRDARPAGRGALFFSSSAGGIYAGSIHPPFSESTPPRPLSPYGQMKLAQEEILRTTLEGCVPIVIGRFSNLAGPGQNLSKQQGLVSQLCRAAVTRQSLNIFVPMETLRDYLYVDDAAAMVRALVENAVHKQPSAPVLRNISSQRPVSVCTVVRTVQQVAHRTVRIALGSSPSSKYQVRDLRLSTHFPHEVQGLAITPFPVTVKRVYDDVLRQKAMSY, encoded by the coding sequence GTGCTTACCTGGATCGTGGGTCGCGGCGGCCTGCTCGGCGGCGCCGTGTCGCGGGCGATGGGCCCGAAATTCGTGGAATTTCCCGTGCCATGGGAGAACCACGTTACGGCGGTCGGTGTGCTTGACTCCGACCTCGACCGATTCATCCGAGCGGCCGGAAATGACGATTGGTCGCTTGTGTGGGCCGCCGGCGCTGGCGTGGTCGGTTCCACGCCAGACCAACTGACCGCGGAGACACGCCTTCTGTCTCACCTAGCCAGCAGGATGCGAGATGCGAGGCCGGCCGGCCGTGGTGCGTTATTCTTCTCGTCCTCCGCCGGCGGCATCTATGCCGGGTCGATTCATCCACCGTTCAGCGAGTCGACGCCGCCGCGGCCGCTGAGTCCCTACGGCCAGATGAAACTCGCTCAGGAGGAGATATTGCGGACGACGCTCGAAGGCTGCGTTCCAATAGTCATCGGGCGGTTCTCGAACCTCGCCGGACCCGGACAAAACCTCTCGAAACAACAGGGTCTCGTCAGTCAGCTGTGCCGAGCCGCAGTCACGCGACAATCATTGAACATATTCGTGCCGATGGAGACACTCCGCGACTACTTATATGTCGATGATGCCGCCGCGATGGTGCGCGCTCTGGTCGAGAATGCGGTTCACAAGCAGCCGTCGGCGCCGGTGCTACGCAATATTTCGTCTCAACGACCCGTGTCGGTCTGCACCGTAGTGCGGACCGTCCAACAGGTTGCCCACCGCACGGTTCGCATCGCACTCGGGAGCAGCCCCTCGTCGAAGTATCAGGTTCGGGATCTGCGGCTTAGCACACACTTCCCCCACGAGGTTCAGGGCCTGGCAATCACGCCCTTTCCCGTGACAGTCAAGCGCGTGTACGACGATGTCCTGCGGCAAAAAGCAATGTCGTACTAG
- a CDS encoding class I SAM-dependent methyltransferase has translation MTTLRLVRRGVHALADEPRIWDFLRFILSAGHRGEKEVLRREGIAEAASILDIGCGTGTMARSFRPECYVGVDPNARYISRARATKSGYRFEVADGQSLPFADGSFDAVLIFGVLHHLDDASARSLLHESHRVLAPGKGVMVMCEAVPTRSRWNLIGRLQSRLDEGDFIGPPERYLEMVSEVYGQRAVVRHYPVSSGVGDGEVIVAQNQAA, from the coding sequence ATGACCACCCTTCGCTTGGTTCGCCGCGGGGTCCATGCTCTTGCAGATGAGCCCCGTATTTGGGATTTCCTCCGCTTCATCCTCTCTGCGGGGCACCGGGGTGAAAAGGAGGTCCTGCGCAGGGAGGGAATCGCCGAGGCGGCATCGATCCTCGACATCGGCTGCGGGACTGGAACAATGGCGCGCTCCTTCCGCCCAGAATGCTACGTCGGGGTAGATCCGAACGCCCGCTACATTTCACGCGCCCGCGCCACGAAGAGTGGCTACCGTTTCGAGGTCGCGGATGGGCAATCCCTGCCGTTTGCGGACGGCTCTTTTGATGCAGTGCTGATCTTCGGAGTGCTCCACCACCTCGACGACGCTTCTGCGCGGAGCCTCTTGCATGAGAGCCACCGCGTTCTTGCCCCCGGAAAAGGTGTCATGGTGATGTGCGAGGCCGTCCCGACGCGGAGCCGATGGAACTTGATTGGGCGCCTCCAATCCCGGCTCGATGAAGGAGACTTCATTGGCCCGCCAGAGCGCTATCTCGAAATGGTCAGCGAGGTCTACGGCCAACGGGCCGTCGTCCGCCACTATCCGGTGTCGAGCGGGGTGGGTGACGGCGAGGTGATCGTGGCGCAGAATCAGGCCGCGTGA
- a CDS encoding glycosyltransferase family 2 protein: MPRVSVVVPAYNSVAFIDDTMRSILAQTCGDFELVVSDHSSTDGTWEALQCYAADPRVRLSRLARGGGAPANWNAVTDLATGDFIKLVCGDDVLYPDSLATQVAALTAHPSAVMAASARDIVDSRGTLVLRGRGLGGMRGEVTGTEAIRRTVLAGTNIFGEPASVLFRRAALIDVGGWDGRFPYLIDLATYCAVLLRGNLVAVPRPLAAFRVSRSQWSVQLVRAQAVQTIGLYRELAATHRGLLGRGHLLVGSMRARVNALGRRGVYLWLGRHQ; the protein is encoded by the coding sequence ATGCCACGAGTGTCGGTCGTGGTGCCGGCGTACAACAGCGTCGCGTTCATTGACGATACGATGCGATCGATTTTGGCGCAGACGTGTGGCGACTTCGAGCTCGTGGTTTCCGACCACAGCTCCACCGATGGCACATGGGAAGCGCTGCAGTGCTACGCGGCCGACCCCCGGGTGCGCTTGAGCCGGCTGGCTCGCGGGGGCGGGGCACCAGCGAACTGGAACGCCGTCACCGACCTGGCCACCGGCGACTTCATCAAGCTGGTCTGTGGCGATGATGTGCTGTACCCGGACAGCCTGGCGACGCAGGTGGCTGCATTGACAGCACATCCGTCGGCGGTAATGGCGGCGAGCGCCAGAGACATCGTCGACTCCAGGGGGACACTGGTGCTGCGCGGGCGTGGACTGGGGGGGATGCGCGGTGAGGTCACCGGCACCGAGGCCATCCGGCGCACTGTGCTCGCCGGCACGAACATCTTCGGCGAGCCGGCGTCGGTGTTGTTCAGGCGCGCCGCCCTGATCGACGTGGGCGGCTGGGACGGCCGCTTCCCGTACCTCATTGATCTGGCGACCTACTGCGCGGTGCTGCTCCGCGGCAATCTCGTCGCGGTGCCCCGCCCGCTCGCCGCGTTCCGGGTCAGCCGGTCTCAATGGAGTGTGCAGCTAGTACGTGCCCAGGCTGTTCAAACCATTGGTCTTTATCGCGAGCTGGCCGCCACGCACCGGGGACTACTCGGTCGAGGCCACCTGCTTGTCGGGAGCATGCGCGCACGAGTCAACGCCCTCGGTCGACGCGGGGTGTACCTCTGGCTCGGGCGGCATCAATGA
- a CDS encoding ArnT family glycosyltransferase → MGFVSTNDALADKPGETRRGNGRRAWNRRPALRIRSSLAWPIGLIVVGTLIRVPQLMHRLTDAYGFRETQIAYVALEYARHGINLSRTPLPVFGPNSDVPFEFPLTQAAAALLIRVGAGADSAMRIIGLAGFQAAAILLFALVLRWHGRLAATVTLALFEFLPFGLAWGAAALIDFPSVAFSLGMVIGLDVWFRTGSRIGLLLGAMSAWLAFLVKTTTPVAWCVLVLISAAMAYLSARSWNRIITGVLAGPILGVAAGLWWTRYTDDVKNRNPLTQWLVSSHLRSWYFGTLDQRLDPHSYGVILARVGWEVAGPVCLGLVLAVLGIILAPTRVERVRRAGWLATAAFAPLVFFNLYYVHSYYLIAIFPAIVAAVGIGLVAVAQRIPANTSVAAAAGTALIVVGSDVPIYIGFPGAVLDIGQWIIAPKPDPAAERIRAATRPDDLIVLVGCDWDPTTLYYADRRGLMLRDNLLPDVWKHENINDYHYLFSCKPNLGVSRYLPADHPMIPTSTPGLWRITTP, encoded by the coding sequence ATGGGTTTCGTGTCGACAAACGATGCTCTCGCCGACAAGCCCGGGGAAACTCGCCGGGGCAATGGTCGACGTGCCTGGAATCGTCGGCCGGCCCTTCGGATTCGTTCTTCCCTGGCATGGCCGATCGGGTTGATTGTGGTCGGGACGCTGATCCGCGTACCACAATTGATGCATCGACTGACCGACGCGTACGGGTTCCGCGAAACGCAGATAGCATATGTGGCATTGGAGTATGCCCGCCACGGGATAAACCTGTCTCGTACGCCCCTGCCAGTCTTTGGGCCGAACAGTGATGTGCCATTTGAGTTTCCGTTGACTCAAGCCGCAGCGGCCTTGCTGATTCGTGTGGGTGCGGGGGCGGATTCGGCAATGCGTATCATCGGCTTGGCAGGATTTCAAGCAGCAGCAATTCTGTTGTTTGCTCTTGTTCTCCGCTGGCACGGCCGGTTGGCCGCCACTGTGACATTGGCGTTGTTCGAGTTCTTGCCATTCGGGTTAGCGTGGGGTGCGGCCGCGCTCATCGACTTCCCGTCGGTCGCGTTCTCGCTCGGCATGGTGATCGGCCTCGACGTCTGGTTCCGTACCGGTTCACGTATCGGCCTCCTGTTGGGCGCGATGAGCGCGTGGTTGGCCTTCCTGGTGAAGACCACTACCCCGGTAGCATGGTGTGTGCTCGTCCTAATCTCTGCCGCAATGGCGTACCTGTCAGCACGATCATGGAACCGCATCATCACCGGGGTCCTGGCAGGTCCCATACTTGGTGTGGCAGCAGGACTTTGGTGGACTCGTTACACCGATGACGTAAAGAATCGCAACCCGTTGACCCAGTGGCTGGTTAGCTCGCATTTGCGCTCCTGGTATTTCGGGACGCTCGACCAGCGACTCGACCCGCACTCCTACGGAGTGATCCTCGCGCGAGTTGGTTGGGAAGTCGCGGGACCAGTTTGCCTAGGTTTAGTTCTCGCCGTGTTAGGAATCATTCTGGCCCCAACAAGAGTGGAGCGTGTCCGGCGCGCCGGTTGGCTCGCCACCGCAGCGTTCGCGCCTCTGGTGTTTTTCAACCTCTACTACGTACACAGCTACTATCTGATCGCCATTTTCCCAGCCATTGTTGCTGCAGTTGGGATAGGACTTGTCGCGGTCGCCCAACGCATACCCGCGAACACTTCTGTCGCTGCCGCGGCGGGAACCGCGCTCATTGTTGTCGGCTCTGACGTACCGATCTATATCGGCTTCCCCGGAGCGGTGCTCGACATCGGACAGTGGATCATCGCACCGAAACCTGATCCGGCCGCGGAACGCATACGGGCCGCTACGCGCCCCGATGATCTCATCGTGCTAGTAGGTTGCGACTGGGACCCGACGACACTGTACTACGCCGACCGACGTGGGCTGATGTTGCGCGACAACCTATTGCCTGATGTTTGGAAACACGAGAACATCAACGATTATCACTACTTGTTCAGCTGCAAACCTAATCTGGGCGTCAGCAGATATCTACCTGCTGACCACCCGATGATCCCAACATCAACACCGGGTCTCTGGCGAATTACTACCCCATAG